From a single Gammaproteobacteria bacterium genomic region:
- a CDS encoding nuclear transport factor 2 family protein: MTAGAIVDEYYRRIDSNDLDWVVSLFSEDATYVRADSRLQGKAEIDRFFRTQRRIRGKHVIHSIVAVRDQVFCKGEFIGRGETGDRRQVRFFDVWHFDSSGKVRLRETYLALGHEYVKS; this comes from the coding sequence ATGACTGCCGGGGCGATCGTTGACGAGTACTATCGCCGCATCGATTCGAACGATCTGGACTGGGTCGTCAGCCTGTTCAGCGAAGATGCAACCTACGTTCGGGCTGATTCGCGCCTTCAGGGAAAAGCGGAAATCGACAGGTTTTTTCGCACCCAGCGGCGCATTCGCGGCAAGCACGTCATCCACAGCATTGTCGCCGTCCGGGACCAGGTGTTCTGCAAGGGCGAATTCATCGGCAGGGGGGAAACCGGCGACAGGCGCCAGGTGCGATTCTTCGATGTGTGGCACTTCGATTCGAGCGGTAAGGTGCGGTTGAGGGAGACGTATCTCGCCCTGGGTCATGAGTACGTGAAGAGTTGA